From Miscanthus floridulus cultivar M001 chromosome 15, ASM1932011v1, whole genome shotgun sequence, the proteins below share one genomic window:
- the LOC136506954 gene encoding uncharacterized mitochondrial protein AtMg00810-like: MAFRFRMSDLGALSYYLGIEVRQGKEALTLGQSAYASKLLERSGMVECKSCVTPMEERLKPTKASTATKVDATLCRSIIDGLRYLVHMRPDIAFAVGYVSRFMEDPREDH, encoded by the coding sequence ATGGCAtttcgttttcgaatgagcgatctcggcgcgctctcctactacctcggcatcgaggtgagacaggggaaggaggcgctcacccTCGGccagagcgcgtacgcctcgaagctgttggagcggagcggcatggttgAGTGCAAgtcgtgcgtgactccgatggaggagcggctgaagccgacgaaggccagtaccgcgacaaaggtagatgcaacactttgCCGGAGCATCATCGACGgtttgcgctacctagtccacatgaggccggacattgcgttcgccgtgggctacgtcagccgcttcatggaggatccccgagaggatcactag
- the LOC136509600 gene encoding MYB transcription factor 69-like, with protein MGRPPCCDKVGIKKGPWTPEEDIILVSYIQEHGPGNWRSVPINTGLMRCSKSCRLRWTNYLRPGIRRGNFTPHEEGIIVHLQSLLGNRWAVIASYLPQRTDNDIKNYWNTHLKKKLQKQQAIGAIFAPRPPSEPSIIPVAVPTAAAGHADCHHDDITLSKDSYARPASSTPAPADEVTQFIGQCSPPFAATNGDTFSSPYASSMDNISKLLNGFMKSSQTQDDAATNIKPSSVIDINPFDHKSGGALPPISDDVPLLMPPPQQQQALTGHGDYHKPKLQQLSSIEKWLFDEAPEQMEISDGYCSVPSMLL; from the coding sequence ATGGGCAGGCCGCCGTGCTGCGACAAGGTGGGGATCAAGAAGGGGCCATGGACCCCGGAGGAGGACATCATCCTGGTGTCCTACATCCAGGAGCACGGCCCCGGCAACTGGCGCTCCGTGCCCATCAACACCGGCCTCATGCGCTGCAGCAAGAGCTGCCGCCTCCGCTGGACCAACTACCTCCGCCCCGGCATTCGGCGCGGCAACTTCACCCCCCACGAGGAAGGCATCATCGTCCACCTCCAGTCCTTGCTGGGCAACAGGTGGGCCGTCATTGCTTCTTACCTCCCGCAGAGAACAGACAACGACATCAAGAACTATTGGAACACCCACCTCAAGAAGAAGCTCCAGAAGCAGCAAGCCATCGGCGCCATCTTCGCGCCACGTCCGCCCTCCGAACCTTCCATCATACCGGTGGCGGTACCCACTGCCGCCGCCGGCCATGCTGATTGCCATCATGATGACATCACCCTCTCCAAGGACAGCTACGCGCGCCCAGCCAGCAGCACACCAGCTCCAGCTGATGAGGTCACCCAATTCATCGGCCAGTGCTCGCCGCCGTTCGCTGCCACCAACGGTGACACCTTCTCGTCGCCGTACGCCTCCAGCATGGACAACATATCCAAGCTGCTCAACGGCTTCATGAAGAGCTCCCAGACGCAGGATGACGCTGCTACCAATATCAAGCCCTCATCGGTCATCGACATCAACCCTTTCGATCACAAGTCCGGCGGTGCACTACCACCCATCTCCGACGACGTGCCACTGCtgatgccgccgccgcagcagcagcaggcgttgACGGGACACGGCGATTACCACAAGCCCAAGCTGCAGCAGCTGTCCTCCATAGAGAAGTGGTTGTTCGACGAGGCCCCCGAGCAGATGGAGATCTCCGACGGCTATTGCTCAGTTCCCAGCATGCTGCTTTAG